Proteins encoded within one genomic window of Ammonifex degensii KC4:
- the bioF gene encoding 8-amino-7-oxononanoate synthase — protein MRFTMKSHWQEALAELEARKLRRQLHPLVPLSPTCALREGRECLLFCTNNYLGLTHHPRVIAAVQEAVATFGTGSGASPLISGYTELHQELAERLARFKGAARALLFPSGYSANVGCLSALAGPEDVVFVDRLGHASLLDGIRLSGAKMVRFRHNDLDHLESLLSRHRGRRRFLVTEGVFSMDGDTAPLAEMANLARREELIFIVDDAHGTGVLGPQGRGTLAAQGVDPEGIIIVGTLSKALAAVGGFVAGGEDLIEFLLNRVRSFIFSTSLPPPVVAAATSALRVLEEDPELLESLRANIRRLAGGLRALGIPAREETPIFPVVLGSEERALKVASRLLEQGFYVPAIRPPAVPPGTARLRVSVSALHTPEEIDSFLEALAETLKEV, from the coding sequence GTGAGGTTTACAATGAAATCTCACTGGCAGGAAGCCTTGGCGGAACTCGAAGCCCGGAAGCTCAGACGGCAGCTTCACCCACTCGTCCCCTTAAGCCCCACCTGCGCCCTTAGGGAGGGTAGGGAGTGCCTTCTTTTCTGCACCAATAACTACTTGGGGCTTACTCACCACCCCCGGGTGATAGCCGCCGTCCAGGAAGCGGTTGCGACTTTTGGCACAGGAAGCGGCGCTTCTCCTCTCATAAGCGGCTACACCGAACTGCACCAGGAGCTGGCCGAGCGCTTGGCTCGCTTCAAGGGGGCCGCCCGCGCGCTTCTTTTCCCTTCTGGTTACAGCGCCAATGTTGGGTGCCTCTCCGCCCTGGCTGGTCCGGAGGACGTGGTCTTCGTCGACCGGCTCGGCCACGCTTCCCTGCTGGACGGGATACGCTTGAGCGGGGCCAAGATGGTTCGCTTCCGCCACAACGACCTCGACCACCTCGAGTCTCTGCTATCCCGGCACCGGGGTAGGCGACGCTTCCTGGTCACCGAAGGGGTCTTCTCCATGGACGGCGATACCGCCCCTTTAGCGGAAATGGCAAACCTGGCCCGCCGGGAAGAACTCATCTTTATCGTGGACGACGCCCACGGCACCGGGGTGCTAGGGCCACAGGGTAGGGGTACGCTGGCCGCACAGGGGGTAGACCCAGAAGGGATCATCATCGTGGGCACCCTTTCTAAAGCTTTGGCCGCTGTCGGCGGCTTTGTGGCAGGAGGAGAAGATTTGATCGAGTTCCTTTTGAACCGCGTCCGCTCCTTCATCTTCTCCACCTCCCTCCCCCCGCCGGTGGTGGCCGCTGCGACTTCTGCCCTGCGCGTCCTGGAGGAGGACCCTGAGCTGCTGGAAAGCCTGCGGGCCAACATCCGCCGCCTGGCCGGAGGGCTGAGGGCCCTGGGGATTCCGGCAAGAGAGGAAACCCCGATCTTCCCCGTGGTTCTAGGAAGCGAAGAACGGGCTCTAAAAGTGGCTTCTCGCCTTCTCGAGCAGGGGTTCTATGTCCCTGCCATAAGGCCTCCCGCAGTACCTCCGGGCACGGCCCGGCTCAGAGTATCGGTGAGTGCTCTGCACACCCCGGAAGAGATAGACTCTTTCCTAGAGGCGCTGGCCGAAACTCTAAAGGAGGTTTAA